The DNA sequence GCAGTAATAATTTTTTCAGCTTCTTCAATCGGATTAAATTCTTTTAAAGATATAACGGTTGGAGCTTCAATTTTGATTGTAGTTTGATCTAAATTAAAAACTCTATAATATTTTAAAAAAGGTTTTTTTTCAGTCTTACCAGTTTGCTTGTCTTCTAATTCTATCCAATTCCAATAAATAACTATTTGTGATTTTTCGCCAGCCTTAACACTTCCGTTAAGCTCGTTGATTTGCTTCATTGAAGCCCAGCGATTTGATTTATAACTATTGGCAATTTGTGAGCAATTGAGAATAAAAGAGTTTATTCCTCTGTATGAATTACCTTTAAAATTTACAGGTACTCCTTGAGATTTCCAGGGCTTATGCCAAGGAATCAATTCTTTTTCTAAAAGAGCAATGATTTGATCATTTACTATTTGATAAATTTTATCTTGTCCGTTATTATTCATAAATACCTTCTTTTTGACTAAGGATTGTTATTGTTTTTAAGGCTTTCACTTGTGGCGCAAGTGAAAGCCTTAATCAATTATTCCATAGATATAAAACTATTATAATTACTGTAATCTTCTAACATAACAATAAAAGCATCGTATGCTTCAGATGGTCCTAATACACAAAATAATTCCCAAGCTTCTTTAAATGAGATACCAAAATTTTCGGCTTGTTCTTTTACGTATTGCTTCCAGCTATTTTTTTTGTTAGTTTGTATCATATAGCTTATTCCTTTCTTTTTCGTGATTAAGGGGTTAAGTTATCGCCTTGCAAGTGAGCAAGACTTGCAAGGCTTCCTTTTAATTTATATATTCAACACAATTTTCATCAAAAACAACTTCCCATCCTAAACTTTCGTCAGATGAAAAACCTTTATTCATCCATAAAAAACTACCTTCAAGGCTAATTTGCATTAATTTTGAGCAAATAAAAGCCCATAATTCTTTCCCGCAAATAGGATACGCTTTAACTTTATCTACATTTTCCCAATTTGGGATAACTAACTCATAAATTTTTAAAAAACAGTCAGTCATAGTTTTGTTATCCTCAAAAACTTTTTCAATTGCTTCTTTCGATAAATCTTTTTTCATTTTACTTATTCCTTTCGTGATTAAGGGTTAATTATTGCCTTACAGGTGAGCAAGACCTATAAGGCTTTTTAATATTATTGATAACACTCTGAACATTCCATTTTACCGCTATTATGAATAACAAGAGTATTTGATAAATTGTGAAAACAGAAATGATGCCCGCAATCTAATTTTACTCTACCTTCTTTTAATAATTCTTTTAAAAGATTTATAGCTTCTTCCGAT is a window from the Desulfobacterales bacterium genome containing:
- a CDS encoding DUF1738 domain-containing protein, with translation MNNNGQDKIYQIVNDQIIALLEKELIPWHKPWKSQGVPVNFKGNSYRGINSFILNCSQIANSYKSNRWASMKQINELNGSVKAGEKSQIVIYWNWIELEDKQTGKTEKKPFLKYYRVFNLDQTTIKIEAPTVISLKEFNPIEEAEKIITAYKNKPTINHVLGDSAHYNPVKDIVVMPTKEQFKADSFYYSTLFHELVHSTGHETRLNRHSEIKDHYFGSVDYGKEELIAEMGNAFLCGIAKINQDEIENSAAYIQNWLKAIKQDSKLLVQSAAKAQKASDYILGVTYND